One Cellulomonas sp. Y8 DNA segment encodes these proteins:
- a CDS encoding hemolysin family protein translates to MSPLVVVIVTVGLIALSAFFVAVEFAALAAKRYRLEEAAPRSRSARAALRSSTELTVLLAGSQLGITACTLALGAVTKPAVHHWLTPLFEGWGVALWLADVAGFVLALVIVTFLHLVVGEMAPKSWAIAHPETSAILLATPMRAFMWLTRPLLRVLNEAANWCLRRVGVEPADQVATGQNPDDLRHLVEHSTNVGALDVSYSRQLTGALELQSLTVRDLVRAGGSPTAVAPDATMADVRAATKGSGHLRVLVGAGDRLDGVVHVRDTLAHPDEAPVGALARPVLRLEADAPVSGALTQMREQRQHLALVLDGGRTLGVVTLADVLARLFPLAAPEAAAAGAGAGAGAGAGAGAGAGAGAGAGAG, encoded by the coding sequence ATGAGCCCGCTCGTCGTGGTGATCGTGACCGTCGGTCTGATCGCCCTGTCGGCGTTCTTCGTCGCCGTGGAGTTCGCGGCGCTCGCCGCCAAGCGGTACCGGCTCGAGGAGGCCGCGCCGCGCAGCCGGTCCGCCCGGGCCGCGCTGCGCAGCTCGACCGAGCTCACCGTGCTGCTCGCCGGGTCCCAGCTCGGCATCACCGCGTGCACCCTGGCGCTCGGCGCCGTGACCAAGCCCGCGGTGCACCACTGGCTGACCCCGCTGTTCGAGGGCTGGGGCGTCGCGCTCTGGCTCGCGGACGTCGCCGGTTTCGTCCTGGCGCTCGTCATCGTCACCTTCCTGCACCTGGTGGTCGGCGAGATGGCGCCGAAGTCGTGGGCGATCGCGCACCCCGAGACGTCCGCGATCCTGCTCGCCACCCCGATGCGCGCGTTCATGTGGCTCACCCGGCCGCTGCTGCGCGTGCTGAACGAGGCGGCGAACTGGTGCCTGCGGCGGGTCGGGGTCGAGCCGGCCGACCAGGTCGCCACCGGGCAGAACCCGGACGACCTGCGGCACCTCGTCGAGCACTCGACCAACGTGGGTGCGCTGGACGTGTCCTACTCGCGGCAGCTGACGGGGGCCCTGGAGCTGCAGTCCCTGACCGTGCGGGACCTGGTGCGGGCCGGCGGCTCGCCCACGGCGGTCGCGCCGGACGCCACCATGGCGGACGTGCGGGCCGCGACGAAGGGCTCGGGGCACCTGCGGGTGCTCGTCGGCGCCGGCGACCGGCTGGACGGGGTCGTGCACGTGCGCGACACGCTCGCCCACCCGGACGAGGCACCCGTCGGGGCGCTGGCGCGGCCGGTGCTGCGGCTGGAGGCCGACGCGCCGGTGTCGGGCGCGCTCACGCAGATGCGGGAGCAGCGGCAGCACCTGGCGCTCGTGCTCGACGGCGGGCGCACGCTCGGCGTGGTGACGCTGGCGGACGTGCTGGCGCGGCTGTTCCCGCTCGCGGCGCCGGAGGCGGCTGCGGCGGGCGCGGGCGCGGGCGCGGGCGCGGGCGCGGGGGCCGGCGCGGGCGCGGGCGCCGGGGCCGGGGCGGGCGCGGGCTGA
- a CDS encoding glycosyltransferase family A protein → MQLPDDAVPARPADDRPAPLVSVGVPVYNGDLYLEEALTALRDQDLRDIEVIVSDNGSTDETGKIARAFAEADPRFRYVRSEQNRGVPWNFNRVLDLARAPLFLWNAADDVVEPQHLVRCREALLAHPEAEIAFPRVTLVDAAGDVVGSMDDEDLQYLGLAPAERVDQLLRRQSWQAIAWGGVLRTDALRAMGGHPRFFGGDIVLGIRSALRAEWVVVPEPLFRCRRHDNQNSKAVGADPIVQVRSYDPAFRRPVAFPQWYLAYRMMAEPLAAPLPLVDRARALASVARRWTVPQWRLLAYDVKRNAIRLRRGQYQGAYSASSGYWV, encoded by the coding sequence GTGCAGCTGCCCGACGACGCCGTGCCCGCGCGGCCGGCCGACGACCGTCCCGCGCCGCTCGTGAGCGTCGGCGTGCCGGTCTACAACGGCGACCTCTACCTCGAGGAGGCCCTGACCGCCCTGCGGGACCAGGACCTGCGCGACATCGAGGTGATCGTCTCCGACAACGGCTCGACCGACGAGACCGGCAAGATCGCCCGCGCCTTCGCCGAGGCCGACCCGCGGTTCCGGTACGTGCGCTCCGAGCAGAACCGGGGCGTGCCGTGGAACTTCAACCGGGTGCTCGACCTGGCCCGCGCCCCGCTGTTCCTCTGGAACGCCGCCGACGACGTGGTGGAGCCGCAGCACCTGGTCCGCTGCCGGGAGGCGCTGCTCGCCCACCCCGAGGCCGAGATCGCGTTCCCGCGGGTGACGCTCGTGGACGCTGCGGGCGACGTCGTCGGCTCCATGGACGACGAGGACCTGCAGTACCTCGGCCTGGCCCCCGCGGAGCGGGTCGACCAGCTGCTGCGCCGCCAGTCCTGGCAGGCGATCGCCTGGGGCGGGGTGCTCCGCACGGACGCGCTGCGGGCGATGGGCGGGCACCCGCGGTTCTTCGGCGGGGACATCGTGCTCGGCATCCGGTCGGCGCTGCGGGCCGAGTGGGTCGTGGTGCCGGAGCCGCTGTTCCGGTGCCGGCGGCACGACAACCAGAACAGCAAGGCCGTCGGGGCGGACCCGATCGTGCAGGTGCGCAGCTACGACCCGGCGTTCCGGCGGCCGGTGGCGTTCCCGCAGTGGTACCTGGCCTACCGGATGATGGCCGAGCCGCTGGCGGCCCCGCTGCCGCTCGTCGACCGCGCGCGGGCGCTCGCCTCGGTCGCCCGACGCTGGACCGTGCCGCAGTGGCGGCTGCTGGCGTACGACGTGAAGCGGAACGCCATCCGGCTGCGGCGCGGGCAGTACCAGGGGGCCTACTCGGCGTCGTCGGGGTACTGGGTCTGA
- a CDS encoding hemolysin family protein — MWVLSLLLGVLVVLAITAATGYFVAQEFAYMAVDRSRLNARAADGDAGARRALSVTRRTSFMLSGAQLGITVTGLLVGYVAEPLIGDALGEALGGVGVPTAVGVAVGTVFALLLSTLVQMLFGELFPKNLAISRPEPVAVKLASSTTAYLTVFGWLIRVFDSASNALLRVLRIEPVHDVEHSATARDLEHIVAESAESGDLPRELSVLLDRILDFPEQDVEHAMIPRSRVDVVRTGATVADVREQMASGHSRYPVLSADDEVLGVVHLQDVLVATDPGEPVERLMRAPELMPTSMALPDALRQLAAGRNQLACVLDEYGGFAGVLTFEDLAEELVGEITDEHDTGVHAPTLAEDDGAWTMAGDVHVDEVERAVGRDLPAGDWETIGGLVIAAHGSLPPAGTSVVVLLPDDPGELAHAGEPDPVWMRVDVLEIERHVPALVRVTVPADPPPTEDERADAVERDQEENR, encoded by the coding sequence ATGTGGGTGCTGTCCCTGCTCCTGGGCGTGCTCGTCGTGCTGGCGATCACCGCCGCGACCGGGTACTTCGTCGCGCAGGAGTTCGCGTACATGGCCGTCGACCGGTCGCGGCTCAACGCCCGCGCCGCCGACGGTGACGCCGGCGCGCGCCGCGCGCTGTCCGTGACCCGGCGCACCTCGTTCATGCTGTCGGGCGCCCAGCTCGGCATCACCGTGACGGGCCTGCTGGTCGGGTACGTGGCGGAGCCGCTGATCGGCGACGCGCTCGGCGAGGCCCTGGGCGGCGTCGGCGTGCCCACGGCCGTCGGCGTGGCCGTCGGCACGGTGTTCGCGCTGCTGCTGTCGACGCTCGTGCAGATGCTGTTCGGCGAGCTGTTCCCGAAGAACCTCGCGATCTCCCGGCCCGAGCCCGTGGCGGTGAAGCTCGCGTCGTCGACGACCGCCTACCTCACGGTGTTCGGCTGGCTGATCCGGGTGTTCGACTCGGCCTCGAACGCGCTGCTGCGCGTGCTGCGCATCGAGCCCGTGCACGACGTGGAGCACTCCGCGACCGCGCGCGACCTCGAGCACATCGTCGCCGAGTCCGCCGAGTCGGGGGACCTGCCGCGCGAGCTGTCCGTCCTGCTGGACCGGATCCTGGACTTCCCGGAGCAGGACGTCGAGCACGCGATGATCCCGCGGTCGCGGGTCGACGTCGTGCGCACCGGCGCCACCGTCGCGGACGTCCGCGAGCAGATGGCCAGCGGGCACTCCCGGTACCCGGTGCTGTCCGCGGACGACGAGGTGCTGGGTGTCGTGCACCTGCAGGACGTGCTGGTCGCCACCGACCCGGGCGAGCCCGTCGAGCGGCTCATGCGGGCGCCCGAGCTCATGCCCACGTCGATGGCGCTGCCCGACGCGCTGCGGCAGCTCGCGGCCGGGCGCAACCAGCTCGCGTGCGTGCTGGACGAGTACGGCGGCTTCGCCGGCGTGCTGACGTTCGAGGACCTGGCGGAGGAGCTGGTCGGCGAGATCACCGACGAGCACGACACCGGCGTGCACGCGCCGACCCTCGCGGAGGACGACGGCGCCTGGACCATGGCCGGCGACGTCCACGTCGACGAGGTCGAGCGCGCCGTCGGGCGCGACCTGCCCGCCGGCGACTGGGAGACCATCGGCGGCCTCGTGATCGCGGCGCACGGTTCCCTGCCCCCGGCCGGGACCAGCGTGGTCGTGCTGCTGCCGGACGACCCGGGCGAGCTCGCGCACGCGGGCGAGCCGGACCCCGTGTGGATGCGGGTCGACGTGCTGGAGATCGAGCGGCACGTCCCGGCCCTGGTGCGGGTCACCGTGCCCGCCGACCCGCCGCCCACCGAGGACGAGCGCGCCGACGCCGTCGAGCGCGACCAGGAGGAGAACCGATGA
- a CDS encoding bifunctional diguanylate cyclase/phosphodiesterase — MPSSITPPRRRVLPPGPLLLGPAVLVAALAVVEHLTGVAGLTAAGGTLAALSAGVVLRQQVQLRSLEERGLWRWCGRSVTAVAAGLAVEALVDLTVRGPAAADLRGAALTVGGVVAVMCAHQGMLSWNRFRTSAVHPVDWINFVGSTLGALALLVWAVAVGVLPGDAPGWAAEGHLVRAAALGVLAAMTLVVTVLGGLRDDPRAWLLLVGLGAMAVVELVLLPWLPADGAPALPVVVSWTALTLVTARAGAIKPPPLRGHFASTLVVTTCAMVAIAASTAVLVLDSLRPAGTPVVALLAAAGVAGGCAQLLRTASELAALAATRKEARTDPLTGVANRRAMLEVADRFAAARTGAALLVIDLDRFKDVNDRYGHPAGDAVIRTVSRRLQARLDGGALLARFGGDEFGVVLDHDDVERATVVAHALHEAVREPIDVTGRVVRLDASIGVASTAFGDHHDGELVRWADTAMYAAKRAGGGVRVYDEAADARDRDEIALADELRALLSAPEGDARHGALELHYQPQLDCADDRVVGMEALVRWAHPERGLLPPGAFIDLAEQTGSMFALTERVLAQATRTAARWQAEGRDLPVAVNLSTSCLGHPGLLPSLDGALAAAGLRPEGLVVEITETTLMHDPRHAVAVTREIADRGIGLAIDDYGSGYSSLTYLNELPAGELKLDRSFTMRLTSDDRTRAIVSGTLELAHHLGLRLIAEGVEDAETAEALRGMGCDRTQGYLHGRPMPLADADAWLRARDEVGRAAGVGA; from the coding sequence CGCCGCGCTCGCCGTGGTCGAGCACCTGACCGGCGTCGCGGGGCTGACCGCCGCCGGCGGCACGCTGGCGGCGCTGTCGGCCGGCGTCGTGCTGCGGCAGCAGGTCCAGCTGCGCTCGCTCGAGGAGCGCGGGCTGTGGCGGTGGTGCGGGCGGTCGGTCACGGCCGTCGCCGCGGGCCTGGCGGTGGAGGCGCTCGTCGACCTGACCGTGCGCGGCCCGGCCGCGGCCGACCTGCGCGGGGCCGCGCTGACCGTCGGTGGCGTGGTCGCCGTGATGTGCGCGCACCAGGGCATGCTCAGCTGGAACCGGTTCCGGACGTCGGCCGTGCACCCGGTGGACTGGATCAACTTCGTCGGCTCGACGCTGGGCGCCCTCGCGCTGCTCGTCTGGGCCGTCGCCGTCGGCGTCCTGCCCGGGGACGCTCCGGGCTGGGCCGCCGAGGGCCACCTGGTGCGGGCCGCCGCCCTCGGGGTGCTGGCGGCGATGACGCTTGTCGTCACGGTGCTCGGCGGGCTGCGGGACGACCCGCGCGCGTGGCTGCTGCTGGTCGGCCTCGGGGCGATGGCCGTGGTCGAGCTGGTGCTGCTGCCGTGGCTCCCGGCCGACGGCGCGCCCGCCCTGCCGGTCGTCGTCAGCTGGACCGCGCTCACCCTGGTGACCGCGCGCGCGGGTGCGATCAAGCCGCCGCCGCTGCGCGGGCACTTCGCTTCGACGCTGGTGGTGACGACGTGCGCGATGGTCGCGATCGCCGCGAGCACCGCGGTCCTGGTGCTGGACAGCCTGCGCCCGGCCGGCACCCCCGTCGTCGCCCTGCTGGCCGCCGCCGGGGTCGCGGGCGGCTGCGCGCAGCTGCTCCGGACCGCGAGCGAGCTGGCCGCGCTGGCCGCCACCCGCAAGGAGGCCCGGACCGACCCGCTCACCGGCGTCGCCAACCGCCGGGCGATGCTGGAGGTCGCCGACCGGTTCGCCGCGGCGCGCACCGGGGCGGCCCTGCTGGTCATCGACCTCGACCGGTTCAAGGACGTCAACGACCGGTACGGCCACCCCGCGGGCGACGCCGTGATCCGGACGGTGAGCCGGCGGCTGCAGGCCCGGCTCGACGGGGGCGCGCTGCTCGCCCGGTTCGGCGGCGACGAGTTCGGCGTCGTGCTCGACCACGACGACGTCGAGCGCGCCACGGTGGTCGCGCACGCGCTGCACGAGGCCGTGCGCGAGCCGATCGACGTGACCGGCCGGGTGGTCCGCCTCGACGCGAGCATCGGCGTCGCGAGCACCGCGTTCGGCGACCACCACGACGGCGAGCTGGTCCGCTGGGCCGACACCGCCATGTACGCCGCCAAGCGCGCGGGCGGCGGGGTGCGGGTGTACGACGAGGCCGCCGACGCGCGGGACCGCGACGAGATCGCGCTGGCCGACGAGCTGCGTGCGCTGCTGTCCGCCCCCGAGGGCGACGCGCGGCACGGCGCCCTGGAGCTGCACTACCAGCCGCAGCTCGACTGCGCGGACGACCGGGTCGTCGGCATGGAGGCGCTGGTCCGCTGGGCGCACCCCGAGCGCGGCCTGCTCCCGCCGGGGGCGTTCATCGACCTGGCGGAACAGACCGGCTCGATGTTCGCGCTGACCGAGCGGGTGCTCGCGCAGGCGACCCGGACGGCGGCGCGCTGGCAGGCCGAGGGCCGCGACCTGCCGGTGGCCGTCAACCTGTCGACGTCCTGCCTGGGCCATCCGGGGCTGCTGCCCTCGCTGGACGGCGCGCTCGCCGCCGCCGGCCTGCGCCCGGAGGGGCTGGTCGTCGAGATCACCGAGACGACGCTCATGCACGACCCGCGGCACGCCGTCGCGGTGACCCGGGAGATCGCGGACCGCGGCATCGGCCTGGCGATCGACGACTACGGGTCGGGCTACTCCTCGCTGACCTACCTCAACGAGCTGCCCGCCGGCGAGCTCAAGCTCGACCGGTCGTTCACGATGCGGCTCACGTCGGACGACCGCACCCGGGCGATCGTCTCGGGGACGCTGGAGCTCGCGCACCACCTCGGCCTCCGGCTGATCGCGGAGGGCGTCGAGGACGCCGAGACCGCCGAGGCGCTGCGCGGCATGGGGTGCGACCGCACGCAGGGGTACCTGCACGGCCGGCCGATGCCGCTGGCCGACGCGGACGCGTGGCTGCGCGCCCGGGACGAGGTGGGGCGCGCGGCGGGGGTCGGCGCGTAG